In Citrus sinensis cultivar Valencia sweet orange chromosome 3, DVS_A1.0, whole genome shotgun sequence, the sequence tccagcaagtaaacacaacCTAAGTAAGAGAGATAAGTgtaaacaataatttattattataccgAGACCTATATCATTAatttgttagttttttttttaaaaaaaaaactgtattAACTTTAATCTTAATTCTTCATTAACTATAATTTGATGGtcaaaatattatgtttaaatttatgtttaaaaatGTATCTTGAACCTGcctctatatatatagagagagaaggCAGCAATGTGCTGAAACGTCATTTATGaacacattaaattaattttgggaATAACTTGAATCTATGATAAAAAAGCCTGAACATTGATCCCACTCAACAACTAGTCCAACCTCcgaaataagaaagaattatTGCATTGGTAGAGCATTTTACTGTGGTTGATTCATCATTCATTCTAGTTCATAGATAACGATAGCAATGGATGTACTTGTAACTTCACTAAATTATTGATTGTCATAATTGGCTAATTGATTTTTGTCCATCTAATTCTTAATTAAGATTCTCTAAAATATTGTGAGAGATCTTTAGCATGCGTATTCTAAGAGAATATGCATGGTTAAAAAGTTTGATTGACCTGACTCAAATATTTCGGGTTTTGACTctaatttaaagattttgggCTGGGTTTAAGTCTAAATATAAGGGTCCGATTAAAATTTGGGTCAGGGTTGGGGTCTTAATAAGTTCTAAATTGGgccaaaatttaaatgttcgggttttttttttccgatcGGGTCTTTTATTGCCAAGTCCAAACCCGACTCGATAAATTGCCATCCTTATAGGAGAATAGTGTCCCAAAGGCACCCTTACTTGTGTAGAAATTATattgaaagttaaaaaaaaaaaagaataaaagtcTATTGCAATGCAAATACCACAAAATTAAACTGTGTGGAAATTAGGCCTTAGCAATTTAAGGGCTTGGGCTGAACTTTTTTAAGCTCAGGACCAAGCCCATTAGAGTATAAGTATAAGGGATGGATTTGGGCCGAACTTGgacttttacttattttttcattttttaaaaattgttatacacttaaaatgaattaataaaaatcaagttgttataatcaataatgaattaaagaataaatattttaaaaataaaataataaataaagaaaatgaagtgaataaaagtttagagattttatttttttttgtattagaTTCTCTAATTCACGgactctcttaattaattaatatttaaaaaagagtttagtattgtaattttaaatattttgattcattattgatatataaattagggattcaaacttttttttaaaatttaaatttattcttctaatttataatttttttttttaaaaataaaagacttgGGTCTAACCCAAATTTTTTTGCCTAAGCTTTTATTTAGACCCTCGTACGAGAGGTCCAAACCAAAACCCTACAACCCGTAGGAATGGACAAAATCGGCCCAAACTTTTTTTGCTGTCAAATTGGAAATGTAACCTGTTTCCGGAGTTAATTCCACATCCCCACATCTACCTTATTCTAGAGATTGGATATACAAACCTGAATTTCCGGGCTACACTAACCACGTAGCCAAACAAACCTCAAACTTAAAGACCTCCCAGAAACAACACCCCATCTGGCGACGGTGATAAATTACTAGCATTATCATCGGTTCCCTCCTACACGAACTCTGTGGTCATATACCGTTAAGCGCTATTTTCaatatcttcataattttatcacataaaatttcaaaatttgtgcGTGCCTCTTCCAAAAATCGACCATGAATAGCTTAACAATGCTCTCAACAGCTCGAATATATACGCCACTAAATCATTCCCCTCAACGACAGCGATTTGGCGGTTCTCAGTCAAAGAGAAATGTCGTGTTTCCCTCGCCGTCATTCAGAACTCCGAAACTCATTTGCATGGCGGTGTGTTTAATTGCGCTTTacatataaaagtaaaaataaaacgaaaaagaaatagaaaattttgttgattttttgtttgttttgtcaaTAAGtgacatactttttttttttttggcgcttttcaatcaaatttgattacaCGTGATGAATTGCAGGAGCCTTACTTAATAACGAAACTGGAATCTGCTGCAAAGACATGGAAGGATTTATCGGTATGGTTATGTGTTTGTGTCATTTACAAGTGTTTTTGATGTTGCCATTTGCCTCGATAATTTGAAGTTTCacgttaattattatttttttttggggatttACACGAGACTACTGCTCATATTACAATTCATATTTCATGAGATTATTATAATGATATTTACAATGAgactaaatttataaattttatatagcaCTACTTAGATTTTTATCCTCTCTAACTCTCTAATATTCGTGGAACGTTTACTCCACTCACGTTCCTTTCCGAAAGGGGAAGACTATTTTCACTTAAATTGAGGaaggaaattaaattaccacGGCGTATTGCGGGGGTTTAAACTCATTGTGAGGACAGATTTCTCTAACCACTTGGCGGCCGAGTGGCTAAAAGTTTCACGTTGGTTGTATGAATTAGAGCCAGTATCACTTGGAATACTGGTTACTAACTCTTTTAGAAATTATGCACCTATTTGTGAACCTGAGATCATTGATTGTTTGGGCTGCTTTGCTTGTTAATAAAGTTGTGTCTGGGTTTCATGAAACAATGTGTTTTAGGTTAAGCTAGCTGATCCGGAGGTTGTATCAAATCCAAGTGAATACCAAAAGCTGGCACAGTCCATGGCAGAGCTTGACGAGGTGCATCTTGCTTATGCTCATTCTAGGTGTTAGAATTCACTCATCCCAGATTGTTCAACATATGCATGCTGACATAATTTTACTTTGCATTTTTCATGGACTAGGTTGTGTCAACTTACAGGAAATTCAAGGATTGTGAAAAGCAGTTAGAAGAGTCTAGAGGTAACTCCTTATTATGTGGAAAActtttacaagaatttttttgttaacatcTTTCTTACTCTTCCCTATACTTTGTATGCTAGCTTTGGCAAAAGAAAATGGCAATGATGAAGAAATGGCTGAGATGATAGCATCTGAAATCAAATCTTTATCTAATGAACTTATAGAGCTGGAGGAGAAGCTTAAGGTTTCTACTTGaatctatatctatatttcttaatttaaggTGTGTGCATCAGTCTCACTATAAATGAGTTCTTTTAAAGTTTAAGTTTGCTCGATCGTTCTTGAATTACTGTCACTTTACCTATGTACTGTTTCCAACAGTTGAATAAATCTAATGGCAATAAACTAATTCACTTGAATATCTGTTATCATTTATCAAGTTCTTCATTCAATTACAATTTCATActtctcatttattattttgcttgGTTGTTCTGCTAATTTTCCAGTCTTGttatttttggcttttccCCAAATTTTGGGCTCTTATGTTATCAATCATTCATTAATGTTTGCAGGTACTACTGCTTCCTAGTGATCCTCTTGATGCAAGAAATATAATGCTTGAAggtaaattttatcattcttCTTAACTGTAGTGACTGATTGATATGAGTCTTTAAAAGGAAGTGATGGGTGATATGAGTCTTTAAAAGGAAGTGATGGGTGCTACTCTGTTTCTAAAATAAGTTCTTATGAGTTGGTGCCTACATGATTTTCTTGTTAACATCTGTTGCCTCATGGATGGTTGTTTTCGCACTATTACTTGGTGTGCTTTCCTCAAATTTCTTGGAAGGCCTGGTTACATATGACTTGCACTCCCCTGTTTTTGAATTCTTGTGTGGAATTCCATGCTTTATTATCAGCTATTATGTATCATGTTACCCTAAAGAGCCTAtatttttccttctcttttgCAGTAAGAGCAGGTGCTGGTGGTGATGAGGCTGGAATATGGGCTGGTGATCTTGTAGGTACAAACTTTTTGGTCCTTCCAAATCCATTGCAAGTAAAAGCtgcattcttttttttccctctggTGGACAGTATAGTAAAATTCTGTTGAAGTATGTGACAAAAGTTAACTGCCCTAAACATTACATGGGATTGACTTTTAAACATGTGGTATAGATTATGTTCTTGACACTGGTTCTTTCACCATACTTGAAAATAGTTAGAATCCCTTGCTTCATGCctagtattttttaattgaggaCACAAATTTTTTCCAGTTAGGTCTTCttgcttttcttgtttttgcaTCTGATTGGTGTTGAATCTTTGCATAGTGATGGATTTCTAAAGGTTatcttttgttattaaaaaattcaagccATCATCAgtttaggaaaaaaatgaataacaaATGATCTTGTTTGTGGAGTTCAGGGATTTAgatgaaatattttagtttGCATTCAAGTTACAAACATCTCTTTGAATTTCCTTTTTGGACACACCATGATGCACCTTCATTGTCTTGTTTTAAATGCTAAGGTCCGTATGTATCAGAAGTACAGTGAGCAGAATTCTTGGAAGTGCACACTGATTTCGAGCTCCGAGGTATGTTTAATCAAATATGTCAGTCATACTTAAGCTTTCACAATGGATGTTTCCTAAATGCTGTAGTAGCTCAAGTTGCCGATACCATGCTGGGCATTTAATTTAGGAACAAATCATTTTAAGGTTCAATATTGTATTGGATGCCTTGAGTTGCCTTGCATCAGCTCTCTTATTAATTTACCTGCAAAAACATTCATTCGGTGGCCTCTGATGTGACTGATAGAATTGTCCTTGATTTTAAGGCTGAGAAAGGAGGATTCAAAACTGTGGTGATGGAGATCAAAGGAAATCGTGTGTACAGCAAATTAAAATACGAGTCTGGTGTTCACCGGGTTCAACGAGTTCCTCAAACAGAAGCTCAGGGCCGTGTGCATACTTCTACTGCAACTGTGGCCATCATGCCTGAGGTATATATGTCTCATTTAGATATGGCCTAGGAAAGGATATTCGTgctatttttgttatgtgtaTGTGTGATGTCATTTAATTTGAGGCTTGCTACCTTTAACGTGTTGTGATATTTGCTTGTTTAACTCTTAGTTTGGTGATCCAAAGGATAGCCAAGTTGATTTGCCTCTTGCAGTCTAAGCAAGAGGTCAAGGGTTCAAGTCCAAGGGGATACATTTAAGTCAGAGGTAGGTTAGGGCAGGGTGCAAGgaataagaaaaaaggaaaaaagaaaaacccaATCTTTATAGTTTGTTGTCTTGGAGTGTCTGGGTTCTACTtgagttatttttcttggatattCCCACCATCTGGAACCTGTTTCAAAAATGCCACTCATGTATCACTGTGGTTCCTTAAAATGTATGATTCTGATACATTTTGCTGGTCGTGCTTTTAGTTaagaacacacacacacataatgTCTGTGGTTGTAAATGCAGTACGTGCACTGTTTGTGTGATGTTTTTATTCtgtgtattttattaatggttgaagtgtgtgtttgtgtgtaaTTATAATCCTTTCTGCTTGTGCTATATCTGGATTTAGGCTGATGAAGTTGAGGTGGTTATTGACCCAAAAGACATAGAACTTACAACAGCAAGGTCCGGGGGTGCTGGAGGTATTAATAAAGGAAATTTGATATAAGATACTTTATCAAATGAATTCATTCTCAgtctcttcatttttcttgaagaaaagaaaatcccTCTTTAATTCATCTCTCTACATGGTTATCATGCAGGACAAAACGTGAACAAGGTGGAGACAGCTATTGATCTTTTCCACAAACCAACGGGAATCCGCATCTTTTGCACAGAGGAAAGGACTCAACTTCAGAACAAGTCTCGTGCTCTTCAGTTGCTCCGAGCCAAATTGTGTGTATCAACTTTTCCATTTTCAATGACCATTTTGTATTTCATGATTAACtttgattatattttaaattattcctTAATTCCCCTAATGTCTTTCGATGCTTAATTTGGTAAGACTGATCCATGAAAAAGGAAGATctgtaaaattttgaatgtggTTTTCCAGGCCAGAGTATATGTAGATTATTCTGCCGTTCTTTACCTAGTGTAAATAATTCTTTGCTAGTTCTTTAAGCTCCGTACCTAACTTTTAGTTATGTATGAATGACCTGAAATTTGTCCCTTCAATTTTCTATCCTCGTACTATTACTAATCTGCTTCttttcttgttacaggtaTGAGATAAAAGTAAGAGAGCAGCAGGAGAAGATTAGGACCCAGAGATTATCACAGGTATATGTTGTGCTCAGATGCTCTCGAATAAATATGTGAGCTCCTAATGTTATTTGTACTGAATTAATTTGGTAAGCAaacatgataaatttttaatatgcaGGTTGGTACAGGTGCTCGTGCGGAAAAGATACGGACATATAATTATAAGGTATGCTTACAGTATCGGtgacctttttttcttttaaatttgtgcCTTGAGCTTAGTTTTATAGGTCCtccgaatttttgaaattatgtggATATCAGTGATacttttgagatttttaaaaagtaactAAAACTAATCACCCtaggaattttgaaaataaaaggcaAGAAATCAATAACTGCTGTATAATAAGTATTTGACAAGTTAATCCGCATTGAAGCATAAACAGTGGCTATTCTGGTTGCTCTGAGATAGACTAATATGGATAGATAGTTTTTCAAAGTTGTGGTCTTTAATGAAATTAGAGATTACATGCAAGCTTATTACTTTTACTGTGCACTCCATTAGGACAACAGGGTTACAGATCACCGGCTGAAGATGAACTTTGAACTCACATCTTTTCTTGATGGCAACATAGATAATGCGGTTCAGGTACTATTCATCTGTCATTGAGAATTTTTCCCCTCCCTCTCATTTTTGGGTTTATAAATGCccgaattttatttatctcgCTGTTTAGAAAGTCTTTGGTGAGAAAATGATCCCTGTTCACTGAACGTCTTGCATCATGTAGTCTTGTGCTGCTATGGAGCAGAAGGAGCTTCTGGAAGAACTAGCCGAGTCTGTTGGTGCACCATCTGGCTGATTCATACCACTTTGTAGTGAAACAATGAATGCCGGGGAAGAGGCGGAGGAAACTCATAATACAATTACTCAAAACGGATGAAGGAAAACATATTTCTGTCACTGTGCAACATTGTTGTCACCTACATGAATGTTGCGGCTCCATGTCGACATTCTTTACATGGATGGCCGTAATTGTTTGAATGACATTATAAATCCGTTTCGGGAGCACAGTGTGTCGACGGAATTAACAGTAATGATCTTTCGCGTATGTAAAATTTGTATTCTCATGTTGGTTTAGTGCCTTAATGgcaatattaaattgattttgcaTGCCGTTCCATGAGTCAGCTCTCCTTCGGAGTTTTAATCAATTGGTTTGTTTATGGGGTCATGAGCTTTTAtcttatatgaattttttttaataaattttattaatataattgatggttaataaattaaaaaataaaaataattaaattttaattacatattaatattaaaatataagtgatataatatttgtaaaagataaagagaGTTCATAGAATATTTATCCCTTAATTATGTTGCAACGTCGAACTTAAACAGAAGCTGtataattatcaataaaaatatttgaatgaaatGCTAATTCTATAGCATTAATTTATACTGCAAGCGGTTCTTCAAAACAAGAAGTTCGGAGTTGAAACTCAAAAGGACTGATCCAATGTTTTCCGGCCCATGTGCGGGGAAATCCAGTTGGGACACTTGTCAGCGCGTAAGCCACTCCAAAAGACAACAGCAACGGTCAAAACTAAGCGGAAGCTACCACATTTCACGTGTGACTCAGCACCGACCTCTTCGCAGAGCAGATGGCAACTTCTGCAGCATGTGTAAGAATATCCTCTTTccactataataataataacttttcaAAGCTTTGTTTTTTCCGTACTCTCGACAATTCTTCTTCCATGCTCGAAAGATTACTGTGCTCTTCCTCTCtccatcattttctttctcacaaGACCAAACTATCATCGTTACCAAGAAATTACTTGTATCCATTTAGAAGGCCTTTAGCAGTCATTTCGCATCGACCAATTCATCCATACAAAGTCGTAGCCATGGCTGAACGAACCCCAGCATCAACTTCACATTCTCGCAACAAGCACACGAATCGTCTTGCTGCTGAGCATAGTCCATATCTTCTTCAACATGCCCATAACCCGGTAATTGGTTTAGCTAATTCTGTACATTAAATGTGTACAATAAGCGGTTCTTAGTTGATTTGATGTTGTTATTTTGTGAAGGTTGATTGGTTTGCATGGGGAGAAGAAGCTTTTGCGGAGGCACGAAAACGAGACGTACCCATTTTCTTATCAAGTCAGAATCTCTTCCTGCTTTCTGATAGTTTGTAGAATTGATGTACTAAtgtataattgaattattcttttatgtCATTTGACTCATTTTTTCTGTGATATGCTTCGTTCTTCGAAGTTGGATACAGTACCTGCCACTGGTTAGATTTCCTTGTCCGTTGTtggaaattatttaatatctcATAAGCTTTGAGAGGACTAACGTTGTGCTATTTTATGATTGACAAGGTGCCATGTAATGGAAGTAGAGTCGTTTGAGGATGAAGGGGTTGCAAAATTGTTGAATGATTGGTTTGTGAGCATTAAGGTGAGTTCACTGTGGCTGCTTAAAATCCTAATTTTTGGATGATTAGAACTTTGGAAGCCGTTGATTTTGAGTTCTAACACATCAGTGCAACAGGTCGACCGAGAAGAGAGACCAGATGTTGATAAGGTAAAGGAGTTTTATGTCAATAATAAGTCTTGAAAATATTGTGAGCATCTTGGTGGAATAAGAATATTTATTGTGGATCAAGATTTTTTCTGACTTCAATTTCTCCAACCTTTCAGGTGTATATGACGTATGTGCAGGCGTTGTATGGCGGTGGAGGTTGGCCTCTTAGCGTCTTCCTTTCACCTGATTTGAAACCCTTGATGGGTGGAACTTACTTTCCTCCTGAAGATAAGTATGGAAGACCGGGATTTAAGACTATTCTGAGgtgacaataatattatttggaaCTAGCTCAAGTtaccttttattttccttgaGTCGTCATGGTGGAAATGGTGGTAGGTGTTCCTTGGTAAATGGAGGTGCACCTAGTTTGGTTCCTGCACACACTTTGTTGAATGGTTCTTTGGCTAtagaataataagaaaattttaattgtcatTTCCGTTTTTGCAATTTCTACTCGTCTGACATTCTAAAGTTCTTTCAGGAAGGTGAAAGATGCTTGGGATAAAAAGAGGGATATGCTTGCTCAGAGTGGAGCCTTTGCTATTGAGCAGCTGTCTGAAGCATTATCGGCAAGTGCAAGTTCAAATAAATTGCCAGATGAACTCCCACAAAATGCATTGCGTCTGTGTGCTGAGCAAGTATGCATTCCTTGTATATTCAACCCAAAGGAGACATTTATGgtctttttcaatttctcttttatgTGAATGTTTGATCTTCTGGTTGCACTGCTTATACCTTTTAGAAGGTTGATGCATAGTGTGTTTCTAAGGTGTACTACATTTCGCTTACAGCTTTCCAAAAGCTATGACTCTCGGTTTGGGGGGTTTGGATCTGCACCCAAGTTTCCTAGACCAGTTGAGATTCAAATGATGCTTTATCATTCGAAGAAGTTGGAGGACACTGGAAAATCTGGTGAAGCGAGCGAAGGTCAAAAAATGGTTTTGTTTACCTTGCAGTGCATGGCAAAGGGGGGCATCCATGATCATGTTGGTGGTGGCTTTCACAGATATAGTGTGGATGAGCGCTGGCACGGTCGGTTTTCTGAAGAAGCTTGCAATTGTTTCATAAGATTTTTGtttgagatttaattaagatGTAATGCTATTGTTTTGTATGCTAATCTCTTTCTCATctgcaaaacaaaaaattgaagctGTGGTTTTTTCTGGCAGTTccacattttgagaaaatgcTGTACGATCAAGGGCAACTTGCTAATGTTTACCTGGATGCTTTTTCCCTCACAAAAGATGTTTTCTATTCATATATATGTCGGGATATTCTTGATTATTTGAGAAGAGACATGATTGGACCTGGAGGTGAAATTTTCTCTGCAGAGGATGCTGATAGTGCTGAGACTGAGGGTGCCACTAGAAAAAAGGAAGGAGCATTCTATGTATGGACCAGCAAAGAGGTTATTTTCTCATTATCTTTGCCTAAGCTTGCcttctttttgtttatatagttttttttttaaaaaaaaaaatcacgaAGGACACCATTGATCTTTGccatgaaaaatatttggaaaactgAGAAAATTTGTTCTATTATCTGATATAGTAGGAGTTTTTGACCTTTTGGTAAGGTGCTAAAATACTTTTGATGAATTGAGATGCTCGTTTGATTTGGGTAATGAGATGTTATAACATGTTCATCAGAATTCTGAAGCATCCAGTGTTCATCCTGGGGAAAACTAGTTCTATTTTGGAGAATTTGCGTGCTTTTATGGTTTCTGTTTATTTCTATTGATTTTGAACTTTCTTCTTGGTCTGTGTTACTTAAAAAGGTTGAGGACATCCTTGGGGAGCATGCAATTCTTTTTAAGGAACACTATTACCTAAAGCCTACTGGAAATTGTGATCTTTCTAGGATGAGCGATCCTCATAACGAATTCAAGGGGAAGAATGTGCTTATTGAACTTAATGATTCTTCTGCCTCGGCTTCAAAACTTGGTATGCCACTGGAGaaatatctaaatattttgggtgAATGTAGACGAAAGCTGTTTGACGTAAGATCCAAAAGACCAAGGCCACATTTGGATGACAAGGTATTTGCCTTTTTCCTTCTCTCTTTCCGCCTTCATCCTTGCCTCCTTAAAAAgcaaagattaaaatttatctattaaaacAAGTAACTAGTCTATCAGATGAATCACCTGATTTTTTTTCAGCCTTCGTACTGGTTATACACACATTAAGTGATCAGGTGCTTGCTAGGTAATTGTATCATGGAATGGACTTGTGATTTCGTCCTTTGCAAGAGCCTCAAAAATTCTCAAGAGTGAAGCTGAGAGCGCCATGTTCAACTTCCCTGTTGTCGGCTCTGATGTAAGATCTTTACTATTTTGGCTTATGCTTGGCAACATGAATTATCTAAATGAATTACATTATGTACTCTATTTAGATGAGGGTGTGCCACCTTGTTTAGCATGATATAAAGATTTaactagttaattaattatcaactatGTCTACTGTTGATCAGAGGTTTTAGATGAGGGCGTGTCACCTTGTTTAGCATGATATAAAGCtttaaatagttaattaattaccaacTATGTCTACTGCTGATCAAAGGTTTTGTGGGAGTATTATGACATGCGATTACCCCGGGGCTCTTGCTTGCTAGAGAGGGCGACCCTTTAGTTTTTGAGTTTGCTTGTTGTTCTTGTTCGAACAGAGAAATGAATTCTGTGAGAAGTGGCGGCTAGGTTCATGAATGAAGGACGGGATGGGgaaattattcttttctcATAAAAAGGCTGTTAATAAGATTCAAAACCCAGGCTTGTTTCTGTGAAAGATCTATGATCTAATTGTTTTTCCATCGGGCCAGTGTATTGCATGGGGATTCCTTTTGTAGTAAATCTGTAGAGGCTAATGAGGTTAGGCCATAAGtagtttttaattcttttcgtAGCCCGGGGGTTGTCACAGCACATTTCCATAGAAATTCAATTACTTTTATTGGAAGGTATTTCAGAACAGTTCAGTGAAATTTCAGAGCTGTATTACTCGTGTGTAAGACATAATGGTCTTATGATGTTCTACGTTGTTGACCACTTCTCAAATTGTATTCTGTCAAAATTCCAGCGCAAAGAGTATATGGAAGTTGCTGAAAGGGCAGCTTCTTTTATTAGGAGGCATCTTTATGATGAACAGACACACAGGCTGCAGCATAGCTTTAGGAATGGTCCATCTAAGGCGCCTGGTTTTTTGGACGATTATGCTTTCTTAATTTCTGGTTTGTTGGATCTTTATGAGTTTGGCAGTGGAACCAAGTGGCTAGTTTGGGCAATCGAACTGCAAAACACCCAGGTAAgagtttcttttgtttttcttagcTTGTGATGTTTGTTAAGTTTTGAACGTGTACCGATGCAATTTTTACTTGAAATAATTTTCAGGATGAACTATTTTTAGATAGAGAGGGAGGAGGCTATTTTAATACCACAGGAGAAGACCCTTCGGTTCTTCTCCGTGTAAAAGAAGATCATGATGGGGCAGAGCCATCGGGGAATTCTGTTTCTGTCATAAATCTCGTTAGACTGGCCTCCATTGTTGCGGGCAGTAAATCTGATTATTACAGGCAAAATGCAGAGCATTCCCTGGTATACAATTGTTTCCTTTGAAGCGATTCATGTTTGTAATTCAATTTTGCTccacaaataaatgaactttTACATCATTCCATGATAATGCAGGCAGTATTTGAGACAAGATTGAAAGATATGGCTATGGCAGTGCCCTTGATGTGTTGTGCAGCAGACATGCTCTCTGTTCCTTCCCGGAAGCATGTTGTCCTAGTTGGCCATAAATCTTCGGTAGACTTTGAAAACATGCTTGCTGCTGCTCATGCATCATATGATCTTAACAAAACAGTAAGTAAAAAGAGTTAAATGTTAGCTCATGGAACTTCTCAGTTGCACCGAGTTCCTTTGTTTCTCTCTTTTACACATCTTTCTGGGTACAATTCATGGCAGGTTATTCACATAGATCCAGCTGACACAGAAGAGATGGACTTCTGGGAAGAACATAACAGTAACAATGCATCCATGGCAAGGAACAATTTTTCTGCTGACAAGGTGGTGGCGCTTGTCTGTCAAAACTTCAGTTGCAGCCCTCCTGTGACGGACCCCATCTCCCTTGAGAATCTGCTCTTGGAGAAACCTTCTTCAACAGCATAAACGGTGTTTGGCATAACTTAAAACAAATCGGCAatgtatattatttaataaaacatcTTTTGAAAGAAACAGGATGAGAGATGTCCCTGTTTATATCTATAGCCGTATGGCTCGTCTTCTATCACTTGGGATGCGGGAGAAAATTGTATTGGGTTTACTGTGTATCAATGCCGCGTATACTGTGTGTCGTTAGCAATTACACAGCCCTTATTGGGTTCGTTATCGTGTGTATCATCGGTGGATGAGCTCTGTACTTTTGATGTGCAAGCCTTACAATAACCCTTCAAATTTTACTTGCCTCTATTCTACACTTCAATCCCAATCTCATGCCTCTCTGCATCCTAAAGAAGCCAACTTCCATTCCcattttctgaatttttaactaatagATTCAAAGTTGAGTTTAGATGAGAGGGTTAGAATTGCCATCAAATGATTCGTCTCAGTTCGGAAATTAAGCTTGATCTGTATAGTTTCTTCTACTTCTTGTACTTTGGatgatggttttttttttctttttaatttcattctcCATGTTCCAATCTTAGCTTTCAGTGCTGTATGAAGAGTTGATCCACCACTATCAACAGGATATCCACATTAGCTAACCGGGCAATTTCAATGCATATGTATTTGAATTGTGAAGCGACAAAAGTGAATGTTCGTTTTACATTCTACCGACTTCCCAttcattgtttatttatatattatggtCGGGTACTCGGGTTTATTCTGAAGCAACAGT encodes:
- the LOC102610396 gene encoding uncharacterized protein LOC102610396 isoform X1 — encoded protein: MATSAACVRISSFHYNNNNFSKLCFFRTLDNSSSMLERLLCSSSLHHFLSHKTKLSSLPRNYLYPFRRPLAVISHRPIHPYKVVAMAERTPASTSHSRNKHTNRLAAEHSPYLLQHAHNPVDWFAWGEEAFAEARKRDVPIFLSIGYSTCHWCHVMEVESFEDEGVAKLLNDWFVSIKVDREERPDVDKVYMTYVQALYGGGGWPLSVFLSPDLKPLMGGTYFPPEDKYGRPGFKTILRKVKDAWDKKRDMLAQSGAFAIEQLSEALSASASSNKLPDELPQNALRLCAEQLSKSYDSRFGGFGSAPKFPRPVEIQMMLYHSKKLEDTGKSGEASEGQKMVLFTLQCMAKGGIHDHVGGGFHRYSVDERWHVPHFEKMLYDQGQLANVYLDAFSLTKDVFYSYICRDILDYLRRDMIGPGGEIFSAEDADSAETEGATRKKEGAFYVWTSKEVEDILGEHAILFKEHYYLKPTGNCDLSRMSDPHNEFKGKNVLIELNDSSASASKLGMPLEKYLNILGECRRKLFDVRSKRPRPHLDDKVIVSWNGLVISSFARASKILKSEAESAMFNFPVVGSDRKEYMEVAERAASFIRRHLYDEQTHRLQHSFRNGPSKAPGFLDDYAFLISGLLDLYEFGSGTKWLVWAIELQNTQDELFLDREGGGYFNTTGEDPSVLLRVKEDHDGAEPSGNSVSVINLVRLASIVAGSKSDYYRQNAEHSLAVFETRLKDMAMAVPLMCCAADMLSVPSRKHVVLVGHKSSVDFENMLAAAHASYDLNKTVIHIDPADTEEMDFWEEHNSNNASMARNNFSADKVVALVCQNFSCSPPVTDPISLENLLLEKPSSTA
- the LOC102610396 gene encoding uncharacterized protein LOC102610396 isoform X2, with the translated sequence MATSAACVRISSFHYNNNNFSKLCFFRTLDNSSSMLERLLCSSSLHHFLSHKTKLSSLPRNYLYPFRRPLAVISHRPIHPYKVVAMAERTPASTSHSRNKHTNRLAAEHSPYLLQHAHNPVDWFAWGEEAFAEARKRDVPIFLSIGYSTCHWCHVMEVESFEDEGVAKLLNDWFVSIKVDREERPDVDKVYMTYVQALYGGGGWPLSVFLSPDLKPLMGGTYFPPEDKYGRPGFKTILRKVKDAWDKKRDMLAQSGAFAIEQLSEALSASASSNKLPDELPQNALRLCAEQLSKSYDSRFGGFGSAPKFPRPVEIQMMLYHSKKLEDTGKSGEASEGQKMVLFTLQCMAKGGIHDHVGGGFHRYSVDERWHEDADSAETEGATRKKEGAFYVWTSKEVEDILGEHAILFKEHYYLKPTGNCDLSRMSDPHNEFKGKNVLIELNDSSASASKLGMPLEKYLNILGECRRKLFDVRSKRPRPHLDDKVIVSWNGLVISSFARASKILKSEAESAMFNFPVVGSDRKEYMEVAERAASFIRRHLYDEQTHRLQHSFRNGPSKAPGFLDDYAFLISGLLDLYEFGSGTKWLVWAIELQNTQDELFLDREGGGYFNTTGEDPSVLLRVKEDHDGAEPSGNSVSVINLVRLASIVAGSKSDYYRQNAEHSLAVFETRLKDMAMAVPLMCCAADMLSVPSRKHVVLVGHKSSVDFENMLAAAHASYDLNKTVIHIDPADTEEMDFWEEHNSNNASMARNNFSADKVVALVCQNFSCSPPVTDPISLENLLLEKPSSTA